Proteins encoded by one window of Chondromyces crocatus:
- a CDS encoding sigma-70 family RNA polymerase sigma factor has translation MGAARSYDTLSVYRGELAKRQPLTAEEERALSVRWKAGEREAGRRIIEGCLPHVMLIARQYARWGTPMEDLVQQGNIGLLKACERFEPERGHRLVTFAKFWVRAEIRDYVFRNHRVVGLGSSKEERRAVRYFRQSFVNDPEMLAEKTGVSARRAHALLPLLSGPEMPFDSPLHADGRPLSDVLTDSAASPEEEICQADERAHLESAVKTALSELSPREQQIVERHLMSEEVETLSQLGAAFGVSKERIRQVEERAMKRMRGHLQAFAGSASCG, from the coding sequence ATGGGCGCTGCACGATCGTACGACACGCTCTCGGTCTACCGGGGGGAACTCGCCAAGCGGCAGCCCCTCACGGCCGAAGAGGAACGGGCGCTCTCGGTGCGCTGGAAGGCTGGGGAGCGCGAGGCAGGGCGGCGCATCATCGAGGGATGCCTGCCGCATGTGATGTTGATCGCCCGCCAGTACGCGCGGTGGGGGACGCCGATGGAAGACCTCGTGCAACAGGGAAACATCGGGTTGCTCAAGGCGTGCGAGCGCTTCGAGCCGGAGCGCGGGCACCGGCTGGTGACCTTCGCGAAGTTCTGGGTCCGCGCCGAGATCCGCGACTACGTGTTCCGGAACCACCGGGTGGTGGGGCTCGGCTCGTCGAAGGAGGAGCGGCGGGCGGTGCGCTACTTCCGGCAGTCGTTCGTGAACGACCCGGAGATGCTGGCCGAGAAGACGGGGGTGTCCGCGCGGCGCGCCCACGCGCTGCTCCCGCTGCTCTCGGGGCCGGAGATGCCGTTCGACTCGCCGCTGCACGCCGACGGCAGGCCGCTCTCGGACGTGCTGACGGACAGCGCGGCGTCGCCCGAAGAGGAGATCTGCCAGGCCGACGAGCGCGCGCACCTGGAGTCCGCGGTGAAGACGGCGCTCTCCGAGCTGTCACCGCGGGAGCAGCAGATCGTCGAGCGGCACCTGATGTCCGAGGAGGTGGAGACGCTGTCGCAGCTCGGCGCCGCCTTCGGGGTGTCGAAGGAGCGGATCCGGCAGGTGGAGGAGCGCGCGATGAAGCGGATGCGAGGGCACCTGCAAGCGTTTGCCGGCTCCGCCTCCTGCGGCTGA
- a CDS encoding CAP domain-containing protein: MSQRAPRPDEAGGAQPLGEPWSSRAALNIALNATLNATLNAALSAVLLAGCTASPLPAPSDTPRPAFPTTQTAPRPSASATASPTPSPGLTGPQPPPLPWAQATESPQPLAATPETATLLSLCGTADAALTDVARRNVERQVRGLDIFPSDELLFTFRAAGGPHPWPRAWSIDGDSLTDGELSARFGAWVDGWRTFGQRRCGVARGTRANGSEVVSVVGVDALADLAALPTTARLGQWLTVEGFFLVPVHEARLVLLGPRGAPRSVPATLYQNRVRSSFSVDQVGTWLVQVLATVSTGPRPVLEAMVHVDASPPVQFQRVAAPGEDAARGASDDADAMMRMINAARAAEGQPPLARDAALDALALQHAQAMSAARLVGHDVGHGDPAARLAAANYAARIAGENVATSDTPEHAHRAIWASPSHRGNLLMGDYTRAGVGVVRDAHGRVWVAELFAGG; this comes from the coding sequence ATGAGCCAGCGCGCCCCTCGACCGGACGAGGCGGGCGGAGCGCAGCCCCTCGGCGAGCCCTGGTCCTCGCGCGCTGCGCTGAACATCGCGCTGAACGCCACGCTGAACGCCACGCTGAACGCTGCGCTGAGTGCCGTGCTGCTCGCGGGCTGCACCGCCTCTCCCCTCCCCGCCCCCTCCGACACACCACGCCCAGCCTTTCCCACCACGCAGACGGCGCCGCGCCCGAGCGCCAGCGCGACCGCTTCGCCCACCCCTTCGCCAGGACTCACTGGCCCTCAGCCGCCCCCCTTGCCGTGGGCGCAAGCCACCGAGTCCCCGCAACCGCTCGCCGCCACCCCGGAGACCGCGACCCTCCTTTCCCTGTGCGGCACCGCGGACGCGGCGCTCACCGACGTCGCCCGCCGCAACGTCGAGCGCCAGGTCCGCGGCCTCGACATCTTCCCTTCCGACGAACTGCTCTTCACCTTCCGCGCCGCCGGCGGCCCGCATCCCTGGCCACGCGCCTGGTCCATCGACGGCGACTCGTTGACGGACGGCGAGCTGAGCGCCCGCTTCGGGGCCTGGGTCGACGGCTGGCGGACCTTCGGCCAGCGGCGCTGCGGCGTCGCCCGCGGCACCCGCGCGAACGGCTCGGAGGTCGTCTCCGTCGTCGGCGTCGACGCACTCGCCGACCTCGCCGCGCTCCCCACCACCGCCCGCCTCGGCCAGTGGCTCACCGTCGAGGGCTTCTTCCTCGTCCCCGTGCACGAGGCCCGCCTGGTGCTGCTCGGCCCGCGCGGCGCCCCCCGCTCCGTGCCTGCCACGCTCTACCAGAACCGCGTGCGCTCGAGCTTCTCCGTCGACCAGGTGGGCACCTGGCTCGTGCAGGTGCTCGCCACCGTCTCGACGGGACCGCGCCCCGTCCTGGAGGCCATGGTCCACGTCGACGCCTCGCCGCCGGTGCAGTTCCAGCGCGTCGCCGCTCCGGGTGAAGACGCCGCGCGTGGCGCCAGCGACGACGCCGACGCGATGATGCGCATGATCAACGCCGCGCGCGCCGCCGAAGGCCAGCCCCCGCTCGCGCGCGACGCCGCCCTCGATGCGCTCGCCCTCCAGCACGCCCAGGCCATGAGCGCCGCGCGCCTCGTCGGCCATGACGTCGGCCACGGCGACCCCGCGGCCCGGCTCGCCGCCGCGAACTACGCCGCCCGGATCGCGGGCGAGAACGTCGCCACCTCCGACACCCCCGAGCACGCCCACCGCGCCATCTGGGCCAGCCCCTCGCACCGGGGCAACCTGCTCATGGGCGATTACACCCGCGCCGGCGTGGGCGTCGTCCGCGATGCGCACGGTCGGGTCTGGGTGGCCGAGCTGTTCGCCGGCGGGTGA